The Saccharopolyspora gloriosae genome window below encodes:
- the bluB gene encoding 5,6-dimethylbenzimidazole synthase, with protein sequence MTTARSTDPMPAADLYDVLARRRDVRSEFTGGEIPADVLHRVLTAAHSAPSVGLSQPWDFVLVRDESTRRAFREHVLAERSVFAAELSGERADTFSKIKVEGIVESGLGIAVTYDPDRGSPAVLGRHAIADAGLYSVCLAIQNLWLAATAEGLGVGWVSFYREDFLRRLLDIPSGVRPVAWLCVGPVDALAETPDLERHGWRRRAPLEDVVHHDKYRRGEPR encoded by the coding sequence ATGACCACCGCTCGATCCACCGACCCGATGCCCGCGGCCGACCTCTACGACGTGCTGGCGCGCCGCCGCGACGTCCGTTCCGAGTTCACCGGCGGCGAGATCCCCGCCGACGTGCTGCACCGGGTGCTGACGGCCGCCCACAGCGCGCCCAGCGTGGGCCTGAGCCAGCCGTGGGACTTCGTGCTGGTCCGCGACGAGTCCACCCGGCGCGCCTTCCGCGAACACGTGCTCGCCGAACGCAGCGTGTTCGCCGCCGAGCTCAGCGGCGAGCGCGCCGACACCTTCTCGAAGATCAAGGTCGAGGGCATCGTCGAATCCGGCCTGGGCATCGCCGTCACCTACGACCCGGACCGCGGCTCCCCCGCCGTGCTGGGCAGGCACGCGATCGCCGACGCCGGCCTGTACTCGGTCTGCCTGGCCATCCAGAACCTGTGGCTGGCCGCGACCGCCGAAGGGCTCGGTGTGGGCTGGGTGAGCTTCTACCGGGAGGACTTCCTGCGCCGCCTGCTCGACATCCCGAGCGGCGTGCGGCCGGTCGCGTGGCTCTGCGTGGGTCCCGTCGACGCCCTCGCGGAAACCCCTGACCTCGAACGACACGGCTGGCGGCGGCGCGCTCCGCTGGAGGACGTGGTCCATCACGACAAGTACCGGCGCGGCGAGCCCCGGTAG
- the rpsR gene encoding 30S ribosomal protein S18, protein MATNDRRPPRRKQNLLRKEGVVQVDWKDAALLRKFLSDRGKIRSRRVTGLTMQEQREVANAIKNAREMALLPYPSPAKR, encoded by the coding sequence GTGGCGACCAACGACCGCAGACCACCCCGCCGCAAGCAGAACCTGCTGCGCAAGGAGGGCGTCGTCCAGGTGGACTGGAAGGACGCGGCGCTGCTGCGCAAGTTCCTCTCCGATCGCGGCAAGATCCGATCGCGCCGGGTGACCGGGCTGACCATGCAGGAGCAGCGGGAAGTCGCGAACGCGATCAAGAACGCGCGCGAGATGGCCCTGCTCCCCTACCCGAGCCCCGCCAAGCGCTGA
- the rpsN gene encoding 30S ribosomal protein S14, whose amino-acid sequence MAKKSKIARNEQRKVIVARHAQRRAELKRIISAPGSSAEQRDAAVAELSRQPRDASATRVRNRDAVDGRPRGYFRKFGLSRVRLRQLAHHGELPGVTKSSW is encoded by the coding sequence GTGGCCAAGAAGTCCAAGATCGCCCGCAACGAGCAGCGCAAGGTGATCGTGGCCCGGCACGCCCAGCGGCGCGCGGAGCTCAAGCGGATCATCTCCGCGCCGGGCAGCTCCGCCGAGCAGCGCGACGCCGCCGTGGCGGAGCTGTCCCGCCAGCCGCGCGACGCCAGCGCGACCCGCGTCCGCAACCGCGACGCCGTGGACGGCAGGCCGCGCGGGTACTTCCGCAAGTTCGGGCTCTCCCGAGTGCGCCTGCGCCAGCTCGCGCACCACGGCGAGCTGCCCGGCGTGACCAAGTCGAGCTGGTGA
- the rpmB gene encoding 50S ribosomal protein L28 yields MSIRCQVTGKEPGYGKQVSHSHVRTSRRWLPNVQQRRYWLPSENRWIRLRVSAKGIKTIDKRGIESVVGEMRARGERV; encoded by the coding sequence GTGTCAATCCGCTGCCAAGTGACCGGGAAGGAGCCCGGCTACGGCAAGCAGGTGTCGCACTCCCACGTGCGCACCAGCCGCCGCTGGCTGCCCAACGTGCAGCAACGCCGGTACTGGCTGCCCTCGGAGAACCGCTGGATCCGGCTGCGGGTCTCGGCGAAGGGCATCAAGACCATCGACAAGCGCGGCATCGAGTCCGTCGTCGGCGAGATGCGAGCACGAGGGGAGCGCGTCTGA
- a CDS encoding ferritin-like domain-containing protein: protein MFGRNQVVKMINRSSENQTDRRRFLRSAGLGGLGVVGATTMSSAVFAPTAAAAEAPSDGAVLNFALNLEYLEAQFYSYAVTGAGIPDKLTGGAGARGGVTGGHSVRFESKMVRQYAEEIAADERAHVEFLRSALGSAAVAQPEIDLQNSFTAAAQAAGLVRSGEAFDPFANEDNFLLAAYLFEDVGVSAYKGAAPLVSNKTYLEAAAGILAAEAYHAANIRSALYSKDTGLLGTGLLGRDLKEASVKLSDARDSLDGADDLDQGVVDENGRANIVPTDQFGVTYSRSAGQVLNIVYLTNKEATSGGFFPRGVNGEINTSAANG from the coding sequence GTGTTCGGTCGGAACCAAGTCGTCAAGATGATCAACCGGAGCTCGGAGAACCAGACTGATCGGCGCCGCTTCCTGCGCAGTGCCGGGTTGGGCGGTCTGGGGGTGGTCGGTGCCACCACGATGTCGTCCGCGGTGTTCGCGCCGACTGCCGCCGCGGCGGAGGCACCCAGCGATGGGGCGGTCCTCAACTTCGCGCTCAACCTGGAGTACCTGGAAGCGCAGTTCTACTCCTACGCCGTGACCGGAGCGGGCATCCCGGACAAGCTGACCGGTGGTGCGGGGGCTCGCGGCGGGGTGACCGGCGGCCACTCCGTGCGGTTCGAGAGCAAGATGGTCCGCCAGTACGCCGAGGAGATCGCGGCGGACGAGCGGGCGCACGTGGAGTTCCTGCGCAGCGCGCTGGGCTCGGCCGCGGTGGCGCAGCCGGAGATCGATCTGCAGAACAGCTTCACCGCCGCGGCGCAGGCCGCCGGTCTGGTCCGGTCCGGGGAGGCGTTCGACCCGTTCGCCAACGAGGACAACTTCCTGCTGGCGGCCTACTTGTTCGAAGACGTCGGGGTGAGCGCGTACAAGGGTGCCGCGCCGCTGGTGTCGAACAAGACTTATCTGGAGGCGGCGGCGGGGATTCTCGCGGCCGAGGCCTATCACGCGGCGAACATCCGCAGTGCGCTGTACTCGAAGGACACCGGTCTGCTGGGGACGGGGCTGCTCGGCCGCGACCTCAAGGAAGCTTCGGTCAAGCTCTCCGATGCCCGGGACTCCTTGGACGGCGCCGACGATCTCGATCAGGGCGTCGTGGACGAGAACGGGCGGGCCAACATCGTGCCCACCGATCAGTTCGGCGTCACCTACAGCCGCAGCGCCGGTCAGGTGCTCAACATCGTGTACCTGACCAACAAGGAGGCGACCTCGGGCGGGTTCTTCCCGCGCGGGGTCAACGGCGAGATCAACACGAGCGCCGCCAACGGCTGA
- a CDS encoding response regulator translates to MRVLVVEDEDFLAEALRSGLHKEGMAVDIAGDGITALESVAVNEYDVMVLDRDIPGVHGDDVCRQVVAEHPECRILMLTAAGRLADKVDGLSLGSDDYLVKPFDFPELVARLHALRRRAAPAAPPVLHHGDLRLDPARRDAHRGDRPLRLTRKEFAVLELLMRADGAVLSAEQLLEKAWDEHADPFTNAVRITVSTLRRKLGDPPILRTATGVGYYLGATA, encoded by the coding sequence GTGCGGGTGTTGGTCGTGGAGGACGAGGACTTCCTCGCCGAGGCGTTGCGGTCCGGCCTGCACAAGGAGGGCATGGCCGTGGACATCGCCGGGGACGGGATCACCGCGCTGGAGAGCGTCGCCGTCAACGAGTACGACGTGATGGTGCTGGACCGGGACATCCCCGGTGTGCACGGCGACGACGTCTGCCGGCAGGTGGTCGCCGAACACCCCGAATGCCGCATCCTGATGCTCACCGCCGCCGGGCGCCTCGCCGACAAGGTCGACGGGCTCTCCCTCGGCTCGGACGACTACCTGGTCAAACCGTTCGACTTCCCCGAACTCGTCGCCCGGCTGCACGCCCTGCGCCGCCGCGCCGCGCCCGCGGCACCACCCGTGCTGCACCACGGCGACCTGCGGCTCGACCCCGCGCGCCGCGACGCGCACCGCGGCGACCGGCCGCTGCGGCTGACCCGCAAGGAATTCGCCGTGCTGGAACTGCTGATGCGCGCCGACGGCGCGGTGCTCAGCGCCGAGCAGCTGCTGGAGAAGGCGTGGGACGAGCACGCCGACCCGTTCACCAACGCGGTGCGCATCACCGTCTCCACGCTGCGCCGCAAGCTCGGCGACCCGCCGATCCTGCGCACCGCCACCGGAGTCGGCTACTACCTGGGAGCCACCGCGTGA
- a CDS encoding transglycosylase domain-containing protein, with the protein MERGIGGRVRGAADERGAGRVRRPWRTVRRVVLGAAGAVLLVGAVAFGIGYWIWPTPDPRLIAAETNQSVAVLHSDRTEMTRIVPPSGDRTMVADLHGEVSRPMRDATLAAEDISFYRNPGFDVAGILRAMWAQATGSAGGGSTITQQYIKLATGADEHSYFRKFKEVVLAFKVTNELSKDDILKAYMNTAYYGRGAYGIHAAAEAYFGKLPRDLDPSESALLAGMVQRPTENDPAYDPEQGRARWEYVAGQMQRHGLVDAPADMRLPETRGRTEWKQENTTGTAYHVRQLALAEAERAGFTEDLLQRNGASLVTTIDADAQRAAEGAVAGVGGPELHAALVAVEPGTGAVRAYHSGTDTVGGYDWAAAPQQPGTAVDPVVRVAQVREGPTAVVACDGLDCGESAQASPTDPDSVRDTAIRLGLLGDEAGRADVVDLLAGEHPLSATDFATAYAALVDGHRARPHFLAAIVDRDGREIFSTTPDSRPAFDGDTGRVASGITRTIWPEVRPRPAALESGRYYSMTAWANGFTSRYATSIVLSAADAENKPRSLVDADGRPLPGESTAEKIWEQFMISVVE; encoded by the coding sequence GTGGAGCGAGGGATCGGGGGACGCGTGCGCGGTGCGGCGGACGAGCGGGGTGCCGGGCGGGTGCGACGGCCGTGGCGGACGGTGCGCAGGGTCGTGCTCGGCGCCGCGGGTGCGGTGCTGCTCGTCGGCGCCGTCGCCTTCGGGATCGGCTACTGGATCTGGCCCACCCCCGATCCTCGGCTGATCGCGGCGGAGACGAACCAGTCCGTGGCGGTGCTGCACTCCGATCGAACCGAGATGACGCGGATCGTGCCGCCCTCCGGCGACCGGACGATGGTGGCGGACCTGCACGGGGAGGTGTCGCGGCCGATGCGCGACGCCACCCTCGCCGCCGAGGACATCTCCTTCTACCGCAACCCGGGTTTCGACGTCGCCGGCATCCTCCGGGCGATGTGGGCGCAGGCGACGGGCAGCGCCGGGGGCGGCTCCACGATCACCCAGCAGTACATCAAGCTCGCCACCGGCGCCGACGAGCACAGCTACTTCCGGAAGTTCAAGGAGGTGGTGCTCGCGTTCAAGGTGACCAACGAGCTGTCCAAGGACGACATCCTCAAGGCCTACATGAACACCGCCTACTACGGGCGCGGCGCCTACGGGATCCACGCCGCCGCCGAGGCGTACTTCGGGAAGCTGCCCCGCGACCTCGATCCGAGCGAATCCGCGCTGCTGGCGGGAATGGTGCAGCGCCCCACCGAGAACGATCCGGCGTACGACCCGGAGCAGGGGCGGGCGCGCTGGGAGTACGTCGCCGGGCAGATGCAGCGCCACGGCCTCGTCGACGCCCCGGCGGACATGCGGCTGCCCGAGACCCGCGGTCGCACCGAGTGGAAGCAGGAGAACACCACCGGCACCGCTTACCACGTCCGGCAGCTCGCGCTGGCGGAAGCCGAACGCGCCGGTTTCACCGAGGACCTGCTCCAGCGCAACGGCGCCTCGCTCGTCACCACCATCGACGCCGACGCGCAGCGGGCCGCCGAGGGGGCCGTCGCGGGCGTCGGCGGCCCCGAGCTGCACGCCGCGCTGGTCGCCGTCGAACCGGGCACCGGCGCGGTGCGCGCGTACCACAGCGGCACCGACACCGTCGGCGGCTACGACTGGGCAGCCGCCCCGCAGCAACCCGGCACGGCGGTGGATCCCGTGGTCCGCGTGGCCCAGGTGCGCGAAGGTCCCACCGCGGTCGTGGCGTGCGACGGGCTGGACTGCGGCGAGTCGGCGCAGGCGAGCCCGACCGACCCGGATTCCGTCCGGGACACCGCGATCCGGCTGGGGCTGCTCGGCGACGAGGCGGGCCGGGCCGACGTCGTCGACCTGCTCGCGGGCGAGCACCCGCTGAGCGCGACCGATTTCGCGACCGCCTACGCCGCGCTCGTCGACGGCCACCGGGCCCGGCCGCACTTCCTCGCGGCGATCGTCGACCGGGACGGCCGCGAGATCTTCTCCACCACCCCGGATTCCCGGCCCGCTTTCGACGGCGACACCGGCCGCGTGGCGAGCGGCATCACCCGCACGATCTGGCCGGAGGTCCGTCCGCGGCCGGCGGCGCTCGAATCGGGGCGCTACTACTCGATGACGGCGTGGGCGAACGGGTTCACCTCGCGGTACGCGACGTCGATCGTGCTCAGCGCCGCCGACGCGGAGAACAAGCCCCGCTCGCTCGTCGACGCCGACGGCCGCCCGCTCCCCGGCGAATCCACCGCGGAGAAGATCTGGGAGCAGTTCATGATCAGCGTGGTCGAGTAG
- a CDS encoding AAA family ATPase: protein MGNENRGDVEQLIQAGSIGQVHVHQRVPVALRAEEMPPGQAGFVDRESERAELDAAVARSGDYPTCVLVTGPRGSGKTALVRQWMHESSQVFRHVVRIDLQDRPASKQRVIEHCLRAFGLEVPVDADSAEGRFRSFTREHDVALVLDNVAAPASLLPLVPTSANGLLVLIGWRQWPELVVRGVVPLGLRRLDADSGVELLRVGAGQRVDEEPEQARRLVELCGGLPIALRITAGLLAKRPGRALARVVADLEVDGRLEKFVEDGVPVVLEHFEQVLAALTERQRELYRSLGHVPGPTFSAEVVAALAEISSDNAEDLLYDLHDANLLECTDRGEYRFHDLVRLHAARLRGEDGGALRRLVDWYRARGAYADRAAMEPDRLRIGQDDPLVAGPQPFTRDAAVAWLERERVNLVHVLAAAFEHGWDRAVISLCDSPLWTLHHKHKYYADVVPALELGVAAAERCGDAVAESRLRTLQTQLLLELRDFAAARRSGERARTLAEQAGHRRVLASALEFLGKERAAVQDWDGALALFAQSREINLELGKPRAVALQEYLIGRSLVGRGDPRAALEALDSARNRLREFPNDRRTPGRIRVVAARAHQALGRHAEAIEELRAAEAGIRELGGGHDLAEPLELLAKSLRHNGNEAAARDALAEAVDILETEHDPDAPRLRALLD from the coding sequence ATGGGCAACGAGAACCGCGGCGACGTCGAGCAGCTCATCCAGGCAGGGTCGATCGGGCAGGTGCACGTCCACCAGCGGGTTCCGGTGGCGTTGCGCGCGGAGGAGATGCCGCCGGGGCAGGCCGGGTTCGTGGACCGCGAGTCCGAGCGCGCCGAGCTGGACGCGGCGGTGGCGCGCAGCGGGGACTACCCGACGTGCGTGCTGGTCACCGGGCCGCGGGGGTCGGGGAAGACGGCACTGGTGCGGCAGTGGATGCACGAGTCTTCGCAGGTCTTCCGGCACGTGGTCCGCATCGATCTGCAGGATCGGCCCGCGTCGAAGCAGCGGGTGATCGAGCACTGCCTGCGCGCCTTCGGGCTGGAGGTGCCCGTCGACGCGGACTCGGCCGAGGGGCGGTTCCGCAGCTTCACCCGCGAGCACGACGTGGCGCTGGTGCTCGACAACGTGGCGGCACCAGCGAGTTTGCTGCCGTTGGTGCCGACCTCGGCCAACGGCTTGCTGGTGCTCATCGGGTGGCGGCAGTGGCCGGAGCTCGTCGTCCGGGGCGTGGTTCCGTTGGGGTTGCGGCGGCTCGACGCGGACTCCGGTGTGGAGTTGCTGCGCGTCGGGGCCGGGCAGCGGGTGGACGAGGAGCCGGAACAGGCGCGGCGGCTCGTGGAGTTGTGCGGCGGGCTGCCGATCGCGCTCCGGATCACCGCGGGCCTGCTGGCGAAGCGGCCGGGGCGCGCGTTGGCGCGGGTCGTGGCCGACCTGGAAGTCGACGGGCGGCTGGAGAAGTTCGTCGAGGACGGCGTGCCGGTCGTGCTGGAGCACTTCGAGCAGGTACTCGCCGCGCTCACCGAGCGGCAGCGCGAGCTGTACCGGTCGCTGGGGCACGTGCCGGGGCCGACCTTCTCCGCCGAGGTCGTCGCCGCGCTCGCCGAGATCTCCTCCGACAATGCCGAAGACCTGCTCTACGACCTGCACGACGCGAACTTGCTGGAGTGCACCGACCGGGGCGAATACCGGTTCCACGACCTCGTCCGCCTCCACGCCGCACGGTTGCGCGGTGAGGACGGCGGCGCGCTGCGACGGCTCGTGGACTGGTACCGGGCACGGGGCGCCTACGCGGACCGTGCCGCCATGGAGCCGGACCGGCTGCGGATCGGGCAGGACGACCCGCTGGTCGCGGGGCCGCAACCGTTCACGCGGGACGCCGCGGTGGCGTGGCTGGAGCGGGAGCGGGTGAACCTCGTCCACGTCCTCGCCGCCGCCTTCGAACACGGGTGGGACCGCGCGGTGATCTCGCTCTGCGACAGTCCGCTGTGGACTCTGCACCACAAGCACAAGTACTACGCGGACGTGGTGCCCGCGCTGGAGCTCGGAGTCGCCGCGGCCGAGCGGTGCGGTGACGCCGTCGCCGAGTCGCGGCTGCGCACGCTGCAGACCCAGCTCCTGCTGGAACTGCGGGACTTCGCGGCGGCGCGGCGATCCGGTGAACGGGCGCGGACGCTCGCGGAGCAGGCCGGGCACCGGCGGGTGCTCGCCTCGGCGCTGGAATTCCTCGGCAAGGAGCGGGCCGCGGTGCAGGACTGGGACGGGGCGCTGGCGCTGTTCGCGCAGTCCCGGGAGATCAACCTCGAACTCGGCAAACCCCGTGCCGTCGCGCTGCAGGAATACCTCATCGGGCGGTCGCTGGTCGGGCGGGGAGATCCGCGCGCTGCGCTGGAGGCGTTGGACTCCGCGCGGAACCGGCTCCGGGAATTCCCGAACGATCGGCGCACGCCCGGCCGCATCCGGGTCGTCGCCGCACGCGCGCACCAGGCGTTGGGACGGCACGCGGAAGCGATCGAGGAGCTGCGCGCCGCCGAAGCCGGAATCCGGGAGCTCGGCGGAGGCCACGACCTGGCCGAACCGCTCGAACTGCTCGCGAAATCCCTGCGCCACAACGGGAACGAGGCCGCGGCCCGGGACGCGTTGGCGGAGGCGGTCGACATCCTGGAGACCGAGCACGACCCGGACGCCCCGCGCCTGCGCGCGCTGCTCGACTAG
- a CDS encoding GGDEF domain-containing protein yields the protein MSGHIPAQDRRVRLLLDSGRLHEADVAFDELIATGVNRVGEQWNRATVLVHRAWLSWRLNRIPQALELAAEGWTELDSDQPAGKSAAQTISILGNLLETIGHRASALELMTLAVQVARKAGDPETLAHCLVRQASALIFRSVARDVESAERLFTTARDLFDEALLVVDKGQLQRVALAGGARALAGLGRLPEADRLARRSLELSKQTDDWFCMAVANWVLAVVHRDEGDLHEARTFASRALDNAESIGDTMQMMRYSLDLAAICVQLGDAVGEAAALRRTVRASGIAVETLQEGLGQALEQRRVAVQAQRMATAAQEAAVRDPLTGLVNRLGLQRQAPVLLETTASQGRIPWLVLLDVDWFKDVNDLAGHAAGDATLQEVAHLLRRECRADDLLCRWAGDEFVVLLVDDAEDPRHAGPVVAERIRAAVDRHDWRLVLGRTRQPPTVSIGVAGGPAKLDHLFAAADIALYRAKRAGRNRVEIDRGDPEQDRPEIQGG from the coding sequence ATGTCGGGGCACATCCCCGCGCAGGATCGTCGTGTGCGGCTGCTGCTGGACTCCGGTCGGCTGCACGAGGCCGACGTGGCCTTCGACGAGCTCATCGCCACCGGCGTGAACCGGGTGGGCGAGCAGTGGAACCGGGCGACGGTGCTGGTGCACCGGGCGTGGTTGTCCTGGCGGCTCAACCGGATCCCGCAGGCGCTCGAACTGGCAGCGGAGGGCTGGACGGAGCTGGATTCCGACCAGCCCGCGGGCAAGTCGGCGGCCCAGACCATCAGCATCCTCGGCAACCTGCTGGAGACGATCGGGCACCGCGCCTCCGCGCTGGAGCTGATGACGCTCGCCGTGCAGGTGGCGCGCAAGGCCGGTGATCCGGAGACGCTGGCGCACTGCCTGGTCCGCCAGGCCAGCGCGCTGATCTTCCGCTCGGTGGCGCGGGACGTGGAGTCGGCGGAGCGGCTGTTCACCACGGCCCGCGACCTGTTCGACGAGGCGCTGCTGGTCGTCGACAAGGGCCAGCTGCAGCGCGTGGCGCTCGCGGGCGGTGCGCGGGCGCTGGCCGGGCTGGGCCGGCTGCCGGAGGCGGACCGGCTGGCCCGGCGTTCCTTGGAGCTGAGCAAGCAGACCGACGATTGGTTCTGCATGGCGGTGGCCAATTGGGTGCTGGCCGTGGTCCACCGGGACGAGGGCGATCTGCACGAGGCCCGGACCTTCGCGAGCCGCGCGCTGGACAACGCCGAGAGCATCGGCGACACGATGCAGATGATGCGGTATTCGCTGGACTTGGCCGCGATCTGCGTGCAGCTCGGCGACGCGGTGGGCGAGGCGGCGGCGCTGCGGCGCACGGTGCGCGCGAGCGGGATCGCGGTGGAGACCTTGCAGGAGGGTCTGGGGCAGGCGCTGGAGCAGCGGCGGGTCGCGGTGCAGGCGCAGCGGATGGCGACGGCCGCGCAGGAGGCCGCGGTGCGGGATCCGCTGACGGGCCTGGTGAACCGCCTCGGCCTGCAGCGCCAGGCGCCGGTCCTGCTGGAGACCACGGCGTCCCAGGGGCGCATCCCGTGGTTGGTCCTGCTCGACGTCGACTGGTTCAAGGATGTCAACGATCTTGCAGGTCATGCGGCAGGCGACGCGACGTTGCAGGAGGTCGCGCACTTGTTGCGACGGGAGTGCCGCGCGGACGACCTGCTCTGCCGCTGGGCCGGGGACGAGTTCGTGGTGCTGCTGGTGGACGACGCGGAGGATCCCCGCCATGCGGGCCCGGTCGTCGCGGAACGGATCCGCGCGGCCGTGGACCGGCACGATTGGCGCCTGGTGCTGGGCCGCACCCGGCAGCCGCCGACGGTGAGCATCGGCGTCGCCGGTGGCCCCGCGAAGCTGGACCACCTGTTCGCGGCGGCGGACATCGCGCTGTACCGGGCGAAACGGGCCGGGCGGAACCGGGTGGAGATCGACCGGGGAGATCCGGAGCAGGACCGGCCGGAGATCCAGGGCGGTTAG
- the rpmG gene encoding 50S ribosomal protein L33, whose amino-acid sequence MASNDIRPVIKMRSTAGTGFTYVTRKNRRNNPDRLRLRKFDPVLGRHVEFREER is encoded by the coding sequence ATGGCGAGCAACGACATCCGCCCGGTGATCAAGATGCGCTCCACCGCCGGCACCGGATTCACCTACGTGACCAGGAAGAACCGCCGGAACAACCCGGACCGCCTGCGCCTGCGCAAGTTCGATCCGGTCCTCGGCAGGCACGTGGAGTTCCGCGAGGAGCGCTGA
- a CDS encoding ATP-binding protein, with product MSISATLRRSRMSIRVRLTLLLGGAVLACGLLLLATVYALMRYVPRYAPAPSTLLQRPGTPSDGAIAIRPAFEATIATRDDFLDVLLQVSSVALIGLALVAFLLGWIIAGRILAPVHRIASTARTVAGDNLHERIQLDGRRDEFTELADTIDTMLDRLHTSFEAQQRFAANASHELRTPLATTRTMLQVALAHPADHELAALAPKLLATNDRSITTVESLLALSRADHGIADPHPVDLTAVAEHALDQVRDEAAASGIDLRADLRPARVDGDQDLLHHLVINLLQNAVRHNHPGGSAHLTTATSEGAVTIRVTNTGEPIPAEAADRLFEAFHRHRTRTRSRGHGLGLTLVRAIAGSHHGTATATARPDGGLTIEVDLPGPIG from the coding sequence GTGAGCATCTCGGCGACCCTGCGGCGCAGCCGGATGTCCATCCGCGTCCGGCTCACCCTGCTGCTGGGCGGGGCCGTGCTGGCCTGCGGATTGCTGCTGCTGGCCACCGTCTACGCCCTGATGCGCTACGTCCCGCGCTACGCCCCGGCGCCGAGCACGCTGCTGCAACGACCGGGCACGCCGTCCGACGGCGCGATCGCGATCCGCCCCGCCTTCGAGGCGACCATCGCCACCAGGGACGACTTCCTGGACGTGCTGCTGCAGGTCTCCAGCGTCGCGCTCATCGGATTGGCGCTGGTCGCGTTCCTGCTCGGCTGGATCATCGCCGGGCGCATCCTCGCCCCCGTCCACCGCATCGCCTCCACCGCGCGCACCGTCGCGGGCGACAACCTGCACGAACGCATCCAGCTCGACGGCCGCCGCGACGAGTTCACCGAACTCGCCGACACCATCGACACGATGCTCGACCGCCTGCACACCAGCTTCGAAGCCCAGCAGCGCTTCGCCGCCAACGCCTCGCACGAACTGCGCACCCCGCTGGCCACCACCCGCACCATGCTGCAAGTGGCCCTCGCCCACCCCGCGGACCACGAACTCGCCGCGCTCGCCCCGAAACTGCTCGCCACCAACGACCGCAGCATCACGACAGTGGAGTCCCTGCTCGCCCTGTCCCGCGCCGACCACGGCATCGCGGACCCGCACCCCGTCGACCTCACCGCCGTCGCCGAGCACGCCCTGGACCAGGTGCGCGACGAAGCGGCCGCGAGCGGTATCGACCTCCGCGCCGACCTGCGCCCCGCCCGCGTGGACGGCGACCAGGACCTGCTGCACCACCTGGTGATCAACCTGCTGCAGAACGCCGTCCGCCACAACCACCCCGGCGGCAGCGCGCACCTGACCACCGCGACGTCGGAGGGCGCGGTGACCATCCGCGTCACCAACACCGGCGAGCCGATCCCCGCCGAAGCCGCCGACCGGCTCTTCGAGGCGTTCCACCGCCACCGCACCCGCACCCGATCCCGCGGCCACGGCCTCGGCCTCACCCTCGTCCGCGCCATCGCGGGCAGCCACCACGGCACCGCCACCGCCACCGCGCGCCCCGACGGCGGCCTCACCATCGAGGTCGACCTGCCCGGACCGATCGGCTGA